One window of Peteryoungia desertarenae genomic DNA carries:
- a CDS encoding HD-GYP domain-containing protein, with protein MSHALDLTGGQVMGHCLRSAHIGTQIGRKIGLSDGELNDLYYALMLKDLGCSANAALVSSMLDTDDTTFKRALERVDGSKVETLLQLFRHAGKGRGLAGRARAVAKGLALGSRAGEMVEIRCRRGAEIACQMRFSEAVGQGILDLDEHFDGSGRPHQRRGEEIHLFARIALLAQVTEIFFSRKGPKAAISRVRKLRGKAFDPTLVDVLLELAARDSFWSDLASSDLEKRLLDSEPGRHIILADEDYLDDIVEGFSRVIDAKSPFTAGHSSRVADITVLIARELGLDEPACRNLRRAALLHDIGKLGVSARILNKPTDLDAAEWEEMRSHACHSERILSRISAFSDLAEIGGAHHERLDGTGYPRGLKGDEISFATRIVATADVFDALTADRPYRAAMPHVEALSILKASAGRHHDPVCVAALERVVLNPRSQMTHQAPIAQSALTG; from the coding sequence TTGAGCCATGCGCTCGACCTGACCGGCGGTCAGGTCATGGGCCATTGTCTGCGCTCGGCCCATATCGGCACACAGATTGGTCGTAAGATCGGCCTGTCGGATGGCGAGCTGAACGATCTCTACTATGCGCTGATGCTGAAGGATCTGGGCTGCTCGGCCAATGCCGCACTCGTCTCAAGCATGCTGGACACCGACGACACGACCTTCAAGCGCGCGCTTGAGCGGGTCGACGGCAGCAAGGTTGAAACCCTGTTGCAGCTGTTTCGCCACGCCGGTAAGGGTCGCGGGTTGGCGGGACGCGCAAGAGCCGTTGCCAAGGGGCTGGCGCTTGGCTCCCGCGCTGGCGAGATGGTGGAAATCCGCTGCCGCCGTGGTGCCGAAATCGCCTGCCAGATGCGCTTCTCCGAAGCCGTTGGGCAGGGCATTCTCGACCTCGACGAGCATTTTGATGGCTCGGGTCGTCCCCATCAGCGGAGGGGCGAGGAAATCCATCTCTTTGCACGCATCGCGCTCCTGGCGCAGGTCACCGAGATCTTCTTCTCGCGCAAGGGTCCGAAAGCCGCCATCAGCCGCGTGAGAAAGCTGAGAGGCAAAGCCTTTGATCCGACACTGGTCGATGTCCTGCTCGAGCTTGCCGCCCGCGACAGTTTCTGGTCGGACCTTGCGTCCAGCGACCTCGAAAAACGCCTGCTTGACAGCGAGCCCGGTCGTCACATCATTCTCGCGGATGAGGACTATCTCGATGACATCGTCGAAGGGTTCTCCCGCGTCATTGATGCCAAGAGCCCTTTTACCGCCGGCCATAGCAGTCGGGTGGCGGACATCACGGTCCTGATCGCCCGCGAGCTGGGCCTGGATGAGCCTGCCTGCCGCAATCTGCGGCGGGCCGCCTTGCTCCATGATATCGGCAAGCTCGGCGTCTCGGCCCGCATCCTCAACAAGCCGACAGACCTCGACGCCGCCGAATGGGAGGAAATGCGCAGCCATGCCTGCCACTCGGAGCGGATCCTGTCGCGCATCTCCGCCTTTTCCGATCTCGCCGAAATCGGTGGCGCCCACCATGAACGCCTTGACGGCACGGGCTATCCGCGCGGCCTCAAAGGCGATGAAATATCCTTCGCCACCCGCATCGTCGCAACCGCCGACGTGTTTGACGCATTGACCGCCGACCGGCCTTACCGCGCCGCCATGCCCCATGTCGAAGCGCTTTCGATCCTCAAGGCCAGTGCCGGACGGCATCACGATCCGGTCTGCGTTGCAGCCCTCGAAAGGGTAGTGCTGAACCCGCGGTCGCAGATGACTCATCAGGCCCCTATCGCGCAATCCGCGTTGACAGGATGA
- a CDS encoding Lrp/AsnC family transcriptional regulator: MQITDKDRELLALLSENARMPVAELARRLDLSRTTVQARLERLETQGVIAGYAVRLSDAYQTRLIRAHVMITIAPKALTAVTSELNAIREVTALYSVNGPYDLIAIIAAPSISELDRLIDRIGELSGVERTLSSIILSTRIAR; encoded by the coding sequence ATGCAGATAACGGACAAGGATCGCGAACTGCTGGCGCTATTGTCGGAGAATGCCCGCATGCCGGTGGCCGAACTGGCGCGGCGGCTCGATCTGTCGCGCACCACGGTGCAGGCGCGGCTGGAGCGGCTGGAGACGCAAGGCGTGATCGCCGGCTATGCGGTGCGGCTCTCGGATGCTTATCAGACTAGGCTGATCCGGGCGCATGTGATGATCACCATTGCGCCCAAGGCGCTGACGGCGGTGACAAGCGAGCTCAATGCCATCCGCGAGGTGACCGCGCTTTATTCGGTGAACGGTCCTTACGACCTGATCGCCATCATTGCCGCACCGTCGATTTCCGAGCTTGACCGGCTGATCGATCGGATCGGGGAGCTGTCGGGCGTCGAGCGCACCTTGTCGTCCATCATCCTGTCAACGCGGATTGCGCGATAG
- a CDS encoding saccharopine dehydrogenase family protein has product MKHVTIIGAGKIGGAIARMLAETGDYTVTVADRSADQLAKLDSHPAVKTLELDIADAKALDGALAGQFAVLSAAPFHLTGAIAESAARTGTHYLDLTEDVATTRKVEKLAEGARSAFIPQCGLAPGFISIVANDLTRHFDTLDTVRMRVGALPQYPSNALNYNLTWSTDGLINEYIEPCEAIVEGRLTVVPAMEEREEFSLDGVTYEAFNTSGGLGTLAKTLEGRVRTMNYRTIRYPGHQAIIKALLNDFNLKNRRDVLKDLFENALPATMQDVVVIFVTVCGWKDGRYLQETYANKVYAGVVAGKKMSAIQITTAAGICTVLDLLADGTLPAAGFVRQEEINLPAFLENRFGRVYDPDVMKVAKAG; this is encoded by the coding sequence ATGAAACACGTCACCATCATCGGCGCAGGCAAGATCGGTGGCGCGATTGCCCGCATGCTGGCGGAGACTGGCGATTACACCGTGACCGTCGCAGACCGCAGCGCCGACCAGCTCGCCAAGCTCGACAGCCATCCCGCGGTGAAGACGCTCGAACTCGACATTGCTGATGCGAAGGCGCTGGATGGAGCATTGGCCGGCCAGTTCGCCGTGCTCTCCGCCGCCCCCTTCCATCTGACCGGCGCGATTGCCGAAAGTGCCGCCCGAACGGGCACCCATTATCTCGACTTGACCGAGGATGTCGCCACCACCCGCAAGGTCGAGAAACTGGCAGAAGGCGCCCGTTCCGCCTTCATCCCCCAATGCGGCCTCGCCCCCGGCTTCATCTCCATCGTCGCAAATGATCTGACAAGGCATTTCGACACGCTGGATACAGTGCGCATGCGCGTAGGCGCCCTGCCACAATATCCCTCCAACGCGCTCAACTATAATCTCACCTGGTCAACCGACGGGCTGATCAACGAATATATCGAGCCTTGTGAGGCAATCGTTGAGGGCAGGCTCACCGTCGTGCCCGCCATGGAAGAGCGCGAGGAATTCTCGCTCGATGGCGTCACCTACGAAGCCTTCAACACCTCTGGCGGCCTCGGCACGCTGGCAAAGACGCTCGAAGGCCGGGTGCGCACGATGAACTACCGCACCATCCGCTATCCCGGCCATCAGGCGATCATCAAGGCGCTTTTGAACGACTTCAACCTGAAGAACCGCCGCGACGTCCTGAAAGACCTTTTCGAAAACGCGCTTCCCGCCACCATGCAGGACGTCGTCGTCATTTTCGTCACCGTCTGCGGCTGGAAGGACGGTCGTTACCTGCAGGAAACCTATGCCAACAAGGTCTATGCCGGCGTCGTCGCCGGGAAGAAGATGAGCGCCATCCAGATCACCACCGCAGCCGGCATCTGCACCGTGCTCGATCTCTTGGCCGATGGCACGCTGCCTGCGGCCGGTTTTGTCCGCCAGGAGGAAATCAATCTCCCGGCCTTTCTCGAAAACCGTTTTGGCCGGGTTTACGACCCAGATGTGATGAAGGTGGCGAAGGCCGGCTGA
- a CDS encoding coniferyl aldehyde dehydrogenase has product MDGQAAAQVETVAVSGADPAGRIATLLAAQKAAWRADVNPDRATRDDRLARLDRMLVAWQDRFATAISEDFGNRPAIVTALTDVVPVRAAIRHARKHLKAWMRKRRVSLSWTGQPASAFILRQPLGVVGIVAPWNYPLNLMLSPLVGALAAGNRALLKPSELTPAFSGVLQQAVKEFFSEDEVAVVTGGPDVAAAFTAAPFDHLIFTGSTAVGRKVAEAAAKNLTPVTLELGGKSPAIVDRSAELGEAVPRLVWGKLLNSGQTCVAPDYALVPRERIEAFLVAAQAEVERQYPALSDNPDYTSIISAHHFDRLTRLVGEARDGGAQVTQLAGAHDPARRIFAPVAVTGAPADCALMREEIFGPILPIVPYDTLDEALSYINAHDRPLALYWFGKDKEAEQAVLNGTIAGGVTVNDTILHLAQDNLPFGGVGASGYGAYHGEAGFVALSKEKPVLRQSRFSGVKFLYPPYGRMARVMLKLLSKLG; this is encoded by the coding sequence ATGGACGGGCAGGCGGCAGCACAGGTGGAGACGGTGGCGGTCAGTGGCGCTGATCCGGCAGGTCGCATTGCCACCCTGCTTGCCGCGCAAAAGGCGGCCTGGCGGGCGGATGTGAACCCGGATCGTGCCACGCGCGATGACCGGCTGGCGCGGCTCGACCGGATGCTGGTTGCCTGGCAGGACCGGTTTGCCACGGCGATTTCGGAGGATTTCGGCAATCGCCCGGCAATTGTGACCGCACTCACCGATGTCGTGCCGGTGCGGGCCGCGATTCGCCATGCGCGCAAACATCTCAAAGCCTGGATGCGCAAGCGTCGCGTGTCGCTCTCTTGGACCGGACAGCCGGCCAGCGCCTTCATCCTGCGCCAGCCGCTTGGCGTTGTCGGCATCGTCGCGCCCTGGAATTATCCTCTTAACCTGATGCTGTCGCCGCTCGTCGGGGCGCTGGCCGCCGGCAACCGGGCGCTGCTCAAGCCTTCCGAGCTGACGCCTGCATTCTCAGGCGTGCTGCAACAGGCGGTGAAGGAATTTTTCTCTGAAGACGAGGTCGCCGTTGTCACCGGCGGGCCGGACGTGGCAGCGGCCTTTACCGCAGCCCCCTTCGATCACCTGATCTTCACCGGCTCGACCGCCGTTGGCCGCAAGGTGGCGGAGGCGGCGGCGAAGAACCTGACACCGGTGACGCTTGAGCTTGGCGGTAAGTCGCCGGCCATCGTCGACCGCTCGGCGGAGCTTGGCGAAGCCGTGCCACGGCTTGTCTGGGGCAAGCTTTTGAACTCCGGCCAGACCTGTGTCGCGCCTGATTATGCGCTGGTGCCGCGCGAGCGGATCGAGGCCTTCTTGGTCGCGGCCCAGGCCGAGGTCGAGCGGCAATATCCGGCGCTTTCCGATAATCCCGATTACACGTCGATCATCAGCGCCCATCATTTCGACCGGCTGACGCGCCTCGTTGGCGAGGCGCGTGATGGCGGGGCGCAAGTGACGCAGCTTGCCGGCGCGCATGATCCGGCGCGGCGCATCTTTGCCCCGGTTGCTGTCACCGGCGCACCTGCCGATTGCGCGCTGATGCGCGAGGAAATCTTCGGGCCGATCCTGCCGATTGTGCCCTATGACACGCTGGATGAAGCGCTCTCCTACATCAACGCCCATGATCGACCGCTGGCGCTCTACTGGTTCGGCAAGGACAAGGAGGCGGAACAGGCGGTCTTGAACGGCACGATTGCCGGCGGCGTGACGGTCAATGACACGATCCTGCATCTCGCGCAGGACAACCTGCCTTTCGGTGGCGTTGGCGCCTCCGGCTACGGCGCCTATCACGGCGAGGCGGGCTTTGTTGCGCTCAGCAAGGAAAAGCCGGTGCTGCGCCAGTCGCGCTTTTCGGGCGTCAAATTCCTCTATCCACCCTATGGGCGGATGGCGCGCGTCATGCTGAAGCTCCTGTCGAAGCTGGGGTGA